A segment of the Lepus europaeus isolate LE1 chromosome X, mLepTim1.pri, whole genome shotgun sequence genome:
AACCATCTCAGATTTTAAATCTGCAAAAAATCCATCACATTGCTGTTGGGACAGATAAAGGctaaaatttttttccaagttaATATATTGAGAAAATAGAACCATAATTCTATAATAaatcagtatctctctctctctctctctctctctctctctctctctctctctctctctctctttaaagcaAACCAGTGAAGGAAAGGACACAAACCTTTGGTTCACTTATATATTtatgaatggaaaaaaattataattcaaatttcattcattaaaaaacTTAGGTACAAATTATAACATTACAGATtagccttttgtttgttttgcatggAGAACTTAGAGACTCAATTCATTTCAGGAGACCTAAGTGTGAATACTCCAGGGAAATAGCACACAAATTAGAAGCATCTTGGAATTTTTCAGTATATTTCAACACATAAATTTTTATGCATgctttaaacagtattttttttaaatgagagaatcTAAACAAAAAAGTATGACCAGCACCAgcatttaagttttctgattttaatattaGTTTGACATAGCATTAGTAACCATGCTCACTGAAACATGTAATGATACAATCTGAATCATataattcattaaatattatACCCCGCTTCCCCAGAATATTTAGGCTGGTCATAAAGTTAACATTGTGTAAGTAAGTACATAAGCATAATCAGGGACAGCCTCTTGTATAAGTTGCTCTTTAGCAATACACAAACTGCCTCAATGATTTATGCTTATATGTAGACATTCAATTATACCAATAAAACAGCATGTCCTGAAAATATGggcacattttaaaacatattaaaacaATTCTGTTAATCGTAATAGTCCCACAGTATGACTGAGTAATAAGATCctactttaaaagcaaaaatctaaTCAGTATAGCGCATGATTGATTCAACATAGTTCCCAGGTAAGAGACCAGTCACTCGATTGCAGACTCCTTCATACCAGCCATCATCATTCTTCTTTATAACATAAATGATTGCACCCTCCATGAAGGACAGCTCATCATCCTTGTCTTTTGTATAATCATATATTGCAACAACTTTCTCAATATAATTCTTGGGGGCCCAGGCAGGATCCCCATCTGCATATGGATTGTTATACTGGACCACTGCAGCCTCCTCGTCTTCGTAGTccactggaggtggtggtggtggaggcggAGAGTCATCAAACATAGGAACGTCATCCGgcggaggtggtggtgggggcgttGGACTATCAGCAACTGGTCCAACTGTCGGTGGCGATGGTGTAGGCACAGCAATGGGAATGCCAATACTActacttccactgttttctcgaCTTCCACTTCCTCCACTACTTCCACTGTGTGTTCTTGGTCTCTGATTTAAAGAAGCTGTCCGGCCTGGACTATGTTGACTTCCAAGCCTAGCAGGACTTGTCATGTAGCCATTAGGAACTGTTGGGGGTTTAACAGGTTCCAGGGTTTTATACGGAGTATTCCGTCCCAACGTTCCCCGGCCTGACATGGGAGGACTTGGTGGTTTCTGAGTAGGAGGATTTGTTCTCGACAATGTGCCAGTTCTTGCAGGCTGGTTATTTCCATGCTTGACACCATGGCCCACATCATCCAAAACTGTATAGTCAATAGGTTTCCGAATATACCTTACAGGGCGCTCCATATTTGCAGGTGCTATTATTTTGTGAGTTCTTGATGTATTCTTATTGGTTGTCAAAATACCAATCTCTCTTCGAGCCACTTTATGAATATCCACAGTCTGTGAGATATGATTAATGGAAGACTCCATTCTCCGAAGCTGGGAGGCTTGAATGTCCAGCAATTGGAGTACATTGTTGGCCAGTGCATTTATCTGGTAAGCAACACTAGCTAGAGATTGGGTTGTGTAGGCTTTGGTCTCTTCTAAAGCTTTTCTCTTGTCTGTAGCCTGTATGTAGTTGTTTTCACAGTAGTCCGCCACCCGGGTCAGGTTCTGGTAACTCTCTATCAGTGCCCTCTTGCCAGACGGGATCTCCTCCTCTAGTAACATCTGCAGCTCTGCCATTTTCCACCACTCCGCATCGCTTCCTCGCTCGTGAAAGAGGCAGGGGCAGCAAGGTCCGCCGAGGCTTGCAGCACCTCACAGCCCAGATACACACCGCCCACCCGCCCTCCCGCCTGGTATTGTGGGACGGCACCGCcgcctcttcctcctcactctctccaCCCGCCCTCCGCCCACGGCGCGCAGCCCATTTTGTGTCTTATCTGATATAGATATAACTATTTCCGCAtgctttaatttctgtttgcatgggataactttatccattcatttttcAGTCTATCTTTAGTGTTCAAGTGAACTTCTTCTAGGCAGCATGTAATTGGTTCTTATTTTTTCCGTATCTTTAAATAGGGGAATTCAGtctatttactttctttttttttttttgagtctttttttaaaacttttatttaatgaatataaatttccaaagtacagcttatggattacattggcttcccccccccaccccaaactgccctcccacccgcaacccttccctttcccactccctctccccttccattcacatcaagattcattttcaatatctttatatactgaagatcagtttagtatatattaagtaaagaattaaacagtttgcacccacatagcaacataaagtgaaaaatgctgttggagtactagttatagcattaatcacagtgtacagcatattaaggacagagatcctacataatattttttaaaacattgattaattttctatgcaatgtccaatttaaaaccaagggtttttttttttcattttcaattatctttatatacagaagatcgattcagtatatactaagtaagggtttcatcagtttgcacccacacagaaacacaaagtgtaaaaatactgtttcagtactagttaaagcattacttcacattggacaacctattacggacagatcccgcatgaggcgttagtacacagtgacttctgttgctgacttaacaatttgacactcttgtttatggcgtcagtaatcttcctaggctctagtcatgagttgctgagggtatggaagcctttagggttcgccaactcccatcttattccaacagggtcacagtcaaagtggaagttctctactcccttcagagaaaggtacctccatctttgatggcccagttctttccactgggatctcactcacagagatctttcatttaggtcttcttttttttccacagtgtcttggctttccatgctttctctgcgtctattgagagaatcatatggtttttcttctgcagtctgttaatgtggtgtatcacgttgattgtttcacgaacattgaaccatccctgcataccagggataaatcccacttggtctgggtcgatgatctttctgatgtgttgctgcattgtattggccagaattttattgaggatttttgcatctatgttcatcagggatattggtctgtaattctctttcaatgctgcatctttttccggcttaggaattaaggtgatgctggcttcatagaaagaatttgggaggattccatctttttctattgttttgaatagtttgagaagaattggagttaggggacagtgccgtggctcaacaggctaatcctccacctagcggtgccagcacgcCAGGTTCTcctcctggtcggggtgctggattctgtctcggttgcccctcttccaggccagctctctgctatggcccgggagtgcagaggaggatggcccaagtccttgggccctgcaccccatgggagaccaggagaagcacctgcctggctcctggcttcagatcagcatggtgcgccggccgcagcagccattggagggtgaaccaatggcaaaggaagacatttctctctgtctctatctctcactgtccactctgccagtcaaaaaaaaaaaaagaattggagttagttcttctttaaatgtctggtagaattcggcagtgaatccatctggtcctgagattttctttgttgggaaggcctttattactgtttcaatttctgactcagttatgggtctctttacgttttctatgtcttccaggttcaatttaggtagcttgcatgtgtccaggaatcgatccatttctgatagatttccctgtttgctggcatacaagtccttgtagtaatttctgatgattctttttatttctgtggtgtctgttgttacgtttcctttttcatctctgattttattgatttgggtcttttctttttttagttagttgggccaatgggttgtcaattttattttttcaaaaaaccagctcctcctttgcctgattttttgtaattttttttattcattcctgttgttttcctctctgattttaattatttctcttctcctactagatttgggtctggtttgctgcagattttctagatccttgtgaTGTCTTGAAAGCTCATcgatttggtgcctttccaatttcttgatgtaggcacctattgatataaactttcctcttaacactgcttttattgtatctCATACGTTTtgctatgttgtgctgttatcctcatttacttccagaaaatttttgatttctcttttaatttcttctatgacccattgttcattcaggagcatgttgttcagtctccatgtatttgtacgtgctctagggattcctgagttgctaatttccaacttcattcctttatggtctgagaagctgcatggtatgattctaattcttttgaatttgctgagacttgctttatggcctagtacgtggtcaatcctagagaaggttccatgtactgctgagaagaatgtaaagtccttagaagtaggatgaaatgttctgtagatatctgttagatccatttgggctataatgtctattaaatctgctgtttccttggtgatcttctgtcctgttaatctgtctatctctgagagtggagtgttgaagtcccccagtactattgtattggtgtctaagtctcactttaagtcccttaacaagtcttttaaataaactggtgcctgtaattaggtgcatatacattgataattgttatatcttcctgttgaatggatcccttaatcattatatagtgcccctctttgtctctcttaatagtttttgtgttaaagtttatgttgtccaatattaagatggctacgcccactcttttttcatttctgttggcatggtatatctttttccagccgtTCACTTTCAGTCCATATGTATCTttcttggaaagatgtgtttcttgtaagcagcaaaaagatgggttttttccttaacccaatcagccaatcggtgtcttttaactggacagttcaggccattaacattcaatgtgactattgataaggagtaactttgccctgccatttgccaaagatattttctaatatatgttttgaacttcctgatatcttttgctgtgaggtttccttcctttaccttcattcatattgatggccgtgtttctgtgtttctgtgtgtaacacatctttaagcatcttttgcagggctggacgagtggcgacaaagtcttccaatttctgtttgctgtgaaaggtctttatttcaccttcattcacaaatgagagctttgcaggatataacattctgggctggcagtttttctctcttagtacctgggctatatctcgccattccttcctagtttgtagggtttctgatgagaagtcagctgtgagtctcattggagatcctctgagagtagtctgacgtttctctcttgcacattttaggatcttttctttctgtttcactgtggtgagtttaattacaacgtgtcgtggtgaggatctcttttggtcatgtttattaggggttctaagagcttcctgtactaggatgtctctgtccttttccaaacctggaaaagtttctactagtatctcactaaaaaggcattctaatcctttctccctctccatgccttcaggaactcctagaacccaaatgttggttttttaatagtatcctgtagattcccgacaatatttttttagatttccaatttcctcttttctttgatttgactgtttcctttcctgttctttgtcttctaaatctgatattctcttttctgcttcacccattctgtttttaaggctctctaatgtgtatgtcatttgatctattgaattcttcatttcattatgatttctcatcactatcacagtttcatgttctactagttgtttcatttcattttgattcctccttaatatttcattttcacaagacagattttctgtcttgaccattaatgatttctgtagttcaagaatttgtttttgggaacttcttaatgttcttatcaattttttgagatctgcttcttgcatttcttttatctcatcatcttcataatcttgaattggggtgtctttttcatttgggggtaaCATCAGTCTatttactttcaaaattattaataaaaagtaaTGACTTAGTCCTGTATTCTATGACTTAGTCCTGTCTTTTCcccttgtgtttatttttattatcttttgtgcttcttgTTTCTATTTGTAGGGTTCTGTTAAGCATCAAATGTAAAATTGGTCTGCTGGTGATGAATTCTTTTAGTTTGTATTGtcttgtaaatttttttatttttccttcatctaTGAAAGATAATTTTGCTGGGTAACGTGTTCCTGCTAACAGTTTTGCTTAACTTTAAGATTTTGGAATATATATTCCATTCCCTCATGTCCTAGAAGTTTTGCATTGGAAAATTTGCACTGGATTACTTATGGTCCCCTTAAATGTGAATTGGCTCCTTTCTCTTACAGACTGAAGGATTCTCTCTCATTTTTATACTTTTGAGGTTTTGACTAATGTGTCATAGTAAGGATCTTCTTGGGTCCTGTGTATTTTAGTTCTATTTGgcttcctgcacttggatgtccATATATTTCTTCTTATTGAAAATGATTGTAGCTATGATTGCAGCTGTATGTTTACTCCTCTTTCCAATCTCAaggattttgaaaatttaaatattttttccacttAATTATAACCCAAAGTCTCAGAGCTCTttactcccttcccttcccttgccttcccttcccttcccccctctcctcccctctccttcttttcccttccctttccatcTTTCCCTCGCCTCGCCTccccttcttttcttctcctcttcaTGCTGCTATCCCAAGTTTCTATGTCCTATGGGGATCTCATGTCTCCCTTACTGAGGTCCAGTGCAGGGTGCTCAGATACTAACCTTGAAATGTAGTTGtgtatatgatatttttgttcttCTCTGAAGAAGAATGCTGGACAAGTCTATTCATCTTGAATAAAGTATTAACTGTAGTTGCCATACTGTATATTTATCTATAATTTATTCATCTTGCATAACTGGGGCTTTATATCCACTGGGCAACATGTTCACCCTCTCACCTGAGGCCATAGTAACCAACATTCTGCTCTTTGCATCTATGAGTGGGACTTTCTAGATTCCACATATTCATGGGATTATGCATTACTGCTGTTTTCTATGCCTGGATTGCTTGCATTTAGCATAATTCCTCtgaattcatccatgttgtcacgattcacaggatttccttttttattatggattaataatattctattacatatatatatatatatatatatatatatgagttagagagagatagaggttgGAGCaatgatcttcaaaaattcatgaaaatgcacattatgaaaaaactatccaaagattttaaaaaattgcatcaaaataagctttttaatcAATTTACTTGAAATCTTAAAAGtcctactatatatatatatgcatatatgtacatacaaatatctgtatctatatctatataacattttaatacaGTTATTCATTAGTGATTAAACCAGTTTCATAGTTTGATTCATAACTCTAACCTTCCTTCGCTGGTCTTTAGCAATTTCCATGGATAAGATCACACCAGCTATAGACAACTTTACTCTTTCCTTCCCAAATGCTTTGGCTAGAACTTCTAATACTATTGTTGAACAGACATGGTGAAAGtgaaagcacaggcagtcaaagccaaaattaacatttgggattgcatcaaattgagaagtttctgtactgcaaaggaaacagtcaggaaagtgaagaggcaaccgacagaatgggaaaaaatatttgcaaactatgcaacagataaagggttgataaccagaatctacaaagaaatcaagaaactccacaacatcaaaacaaacaacccactgaagagatgggccaaggacctcaatagacatttttccaaagaggaaatccaaatggccaacagacacatgaaaaaatgttcaggatcactagccatcagggaaatgcaaatcaaaaccgcaatgaggtttcacctcaccccagttagaatggctcacattcagaaatctaccaacaatagatgctggagaggatgtggggaaaaagggacattaacccactgttggtgggaatgcaaactgttaaagccctatggaagtcagtctgaagattcctcagaaaccctaccatacaacccagccatcccactccttggaatttacccaaaggaaattaaattggcaaacaaaaaagctgtctgcaccttaaggtttattgcagctcaatttgcaatagctaagacctggattcAACCCAAATGCATAgcaagagtagactggataaagaaattatgggacatgtactctatagaatactatacagcagtcaaaacaatgaaacccagtcatttgcaacatttCCAAAAATAAGTCTGGAAGAAAGTCCCTTACATGTCAATTATTTTTTTGGCATGGGCTTTAAATTGTTCATGGGCATATATCATTATATAATAACTTCCATCCTAGAGCTGCTTTAGCTGCATTCCATAAATTTTTGCATGTTGTTTCCATTTTGTCTCAAGATAtgttttgatttccttctttttttttttgtttgactcaTTGATCAATTGGGAATATGTttgtaaatttccatttttttttaatttcccaattTCTCCCTGTAACTATTTTCTAATTTCATACACTGATAACAAACAATACTTATAATTCAACTATGAATcttgttaaatttgtttttttcattatcttttttaaaattttttattgtttttttaatgaatataaatttccaaagtacagcttatgtattacaaaggcttccccccacacaactttcccccccacccacaaccctcccctttcccacttgctctccccttccattcccatcaagattcattttcaattctttttgtatacagaaaatcagtttagtatatataaagatttcaacagtttgccctcacatagcaacacaaagtgaaaaaatactgttggagtactagttatagcattaaataacagtgtacagcacattaatgacagagatcctgcatgatattttttaaaaagattgattaattttctaagtaatttccaatttaacaccaaggtttttgtttttgtttttttttttcattttcaattatctttatatacggaagatcgattcagtatatactaagtaaagatttcttcagtttgcacccacacataaacacaaagtgtaaaaatactgtttcagtactagctatatcattacttcaccttggacaacccattaaggacagatcccacataggacgtaagtacacggtgactcttgatgttgatttaacaaattaacactcttgtttatggcgtcagtaatcttcctaggctctagtcatgagttgctgagggtatggaaacctttagggttcgctgacttcgatcctattccgacagggccatagtcaaagtggaagtgctctcctcccttcagagaaaggtacctcctactttgatggccccgttctttccactgggatcacactcgctgagatccttcatttaggtgctcttcttcttcttcatcttttttttttcccagagtgtcttggctttccatgcctaaaatactctcataggctcttcagccagatccgaatggcttaagggctgattctgaggccagagtgctatttaggacatctgtcattctatgagtctgctgtgtgtcccccttcccatgttggatccttctctcccgtTTTtaggttttatcagttagtattagcagacattaatcttgtttgtgtgatccctttgactcttagatttatcagtgtgatcagttgtgaactgatattgatcacctggactggtgagatggcattggtacatgccaccttgatgggatagtATTTGAgtaccctggcacatttctaactccaccatttggggcaagtccaattgagcatgtccccaattgtacatctcctccctctctttttctcattcttatatttaaccgggatcacttttcagttaagatttagacacctaagaataattgtgtgttaattacagagttcacaaaaaaaaaaaactaaaatggataaagtattacattgtacatcaacagtcagcaccatagctgatcaagtcactaattctcatagtgtctattacACTTCCACTGGTTGGAATACTTGTTTGGAGAGTGGTCcatgtgtatttaaaaaatgacattctATGCATTTTCTATTTGCAGCATCTATTTGCTGAAAGTGGTGTATTGAAGATCCCCACTATTATTATATAGCTGTCTACTTTTGCCTTCATTtctgtgaatatttattttatatatgaatatatatatatatataaactcatttacttctttatttttcttgtctaattgcaTTGACTAACGGAGTGTAAATACTGAGTATGGATCTGAGTAAGATCATGCTTTGCTCCTGATCATAAAGGAAATCACATAGTCATCACCACTAAATATAACTATAGCAGTAGGATTTTCTAGATACTTCCTATTACACTGAGAAATTTCTTTTCTATTCCAAGATTGCGGAGAATTTTCAACATGAatggagattttattttttcaaatatttttctatgccaattaaatgagttttttttctttttattctgttaatatgataaaatacactgattttcaaatgttaaattcCTGGGATACATTCTATCTGGTCAcgatatattatattttaataaattgttgAATTTGACTTGGAATATTTGTTATagagaatatttgaatttttcttttttaggaggaaattattttctttcttaaaatattttatttaaaagacagcatTGCAGAGAGTacgagagagggggagagaaagagagagacagagagagagagatcttccattgtatggttcattccccatgtggTTGGAATgttcagggctaggccaggctgaatcctggAGCTTGGAATAccacctgggtctctcaggtgggtggcaggggctcaagcactttggccatcctctgctgctttcctagcacattatcagggagttggatgggaagtgcagcagccagggcatgaaccagcactcaaatgggatgccagtgttgcaggcagagggtcaacccactgcaccacaacgtcagcccccaTTTCCTTTAAAACCAAACCACTGGGAAAATACATTAAAGCATTCAAACAGTACACAATCTATATTGTCGCTTCAATAAGTTGAAAATAGAAAGGTCCTTTTCAAAAATGATAAGCTATCATGCAAATGGTATTTGGTAAAGTGGATCTGCCATTTTTGCTCTCAGAGAGGCATAGCTTGTGCTAACGCAAGtcacttgctttttctttcttgaccTTCCTGTTGCCCAGGGATTATCTCAATAAGGCTCTGTTAATTTAGGGGGCCAAGTAAGGAATACCGTACTATTTCATTTCATACTGTTACGTGAAAATCAGTCCCcactcacaacacacacacaaactcagtaCTTCACAACTCATTTATGTAGGCAACAGTTCAACATTTAACGTTTATTCTCAGATTGTGGTAAATATAACCATCGAAATCCCATTTCCTTTCAAGGATAAACTGAAGGTTATCCCATTGCTCTTCTTCAGAAAGCTTTAGAGATCTTCAGCCAGTGAAAGGGAAGTATACTTCCCATGCCCAGTGTGAGATCACTTCTCCTGTGTTTGTATCTTTTCCAAGCTAAAAGATGCAGTATATAACTGTTTCAAGAAATGCACTTCTATATCTTGGTGGTCAGAAAAGGACATCCACAGGGaatctttcaaaattttcttccaAACTACTTTCTCTCCCAACTTCGTATCTTAAATCAACTTCATGCCCttgcatataaaataaaactaagtaaAACAAAGACCCAGAAATCTTTTTGTATCCTTCCAAATTGGGGACCTTATGGATTTTGTTTtatagctcatggaaaatgatgtAGTGATACGTTAGGAAGTTTGCAACATACAGAAACATCTGTCTTCAAACTTCACTAGATCATAGGCACATTGGATAAACCTGCCAGCCTATTGGTACCTGTGTAATTAAGATGATTCTTTTGCCTTGGATTTTCTGATTAGGTAGAAAGGAGATCCTTATTTCCAGGACAAACAATTCAACATGAAATTTAGACTCAAAAACAGTCTCTGTGCTATCTCTGACTCAAATTTTAGCACAAATTTTTCCACTTCAGTTCCTAGGATTCAAATATAAAGTAATCAGTTGAGACATGTTGTTGCCTTCCTTAATTTACTCATTCATAAGTTTTATTTAACAGGCCAGCATCTCCATTCTTCTAAAAAATAGATTTCTGCTCTCAGCCCTGATGGCCAATAGAAGAGACTTTATTTCCCAATTAGTGAAcacaatctcttcattttcttggtcacagcTGGGTTGATGTGCCTGTGGTCAATCTACATATTTGATCACACAACTGTCCAGCTGCTACTTCACCTGAAGCTCCTTATTGCCTGCATTTATTGAGTCTTTGGTTTTGTCATGTAATGTCATGAATGGTGCATCAGGCCAGGTGATTCCAGAACTTCTCCAACTCTCTGGTCACCAAGGCCTGGACTTAAGCCTGATGCACCTGACAACACTCAGTGCACTGATGTACCTGCTGACTGGATGCCTGGATGTCCTCCCAACAGTTAGTGGCTGCACTGGAACAAGAAACCCTGTATCTTGTGGATGTTTTCCCTCTCCAATTTCTTTACACCCAGAGCTGCTGCAGCTCTACCATGGTGACCTGATGCTGTACCACAAAAATATCActtcatagttttattttaagcttCATTTTGGTATCTGGGTCATATAAATATGtttggaagacttccctcttctattttctggaagagatttTGTAAATTTCATGCATAAATATTTGGTACAATTCACCAGGGATTATATGTGGACATAGAGTTTTCCTTTGGTAAAAGTTCCAATCTATAAATCAAT
Coding sequences within it:
- the LOC133753287 gene encoding abl interactor 1-like; protein product: MAELQMLLEEEIPSGKRALIESYQNLTRVADYCENNYIQATDKRKALEETKAYTTQSLASVAYQINALANNVLQLLDIQASQLRRMESSINHISQTVDIHKVARREIGILTTNKNTSRTHKIIAPANMERPVRYIRKPIDYTVLDDVGHGVKHGNNQPARTGTLSRTNPPTQKPPSPPMSGRGTLGRNTPYKTLEPVKPPTVPNGYMTSPARLGSQHSPGRTASLNQRPRTHSGSSGGSGSRENSGSSSIGIPIAVPTPSPPTVGPVADSPTPPPPPPPDDVPMFDDSPPPPPPPPVDYEDEEAAVVQYNNPYADGDPAWAPKNYIEKVVAIYDYTKDKDDELSFMEGAIIYVIKKNDDGWYEGVCNRVTGLLPGNYVESIMRYTD